A window of Streptomyces armeniacus contains these coding sequences:
- a CDS encoding pyridoxamine 5'-phosphate oxidase family protein: protein MTMSWADFEAAAPEHAARVRKRFGEHKHHVLATLRADGSPRLTGLEADVSRGELWLGMMPNSRKALDLRRDPRFAIHANPGSGTESEMEGGDARISGRAVEVTDPAELARYAEAAPEGEVPEVFHLFRVDLTEVVRTYLVMPDMCMDVWHPGRPLRTIRRGNDDAAPREDT from the coding sequence ATGACGATGAGCTGGGCGGATTTCGAAGCGGCGGCACCGGAGCACGCGGCGCGCGTGCGGAAGCGCTTCGGAGAACACAAGCACCACGTACTGGCCACCCTGCGGGCCGACGGATCACCGCGCCTGACCGGACTGGAAGCGGACGTCAGCAGGGGAGAACTGTGGCTCGGCATGATGCCGAACTCCCGCAAGGCGCTTGACCTGCGGCGCGACCCGCGCTTCGCAATCCATGCCAACCCCGGCTCGGGCACGGAGTCCGAGATGGAGGGCGGCGACGCCCGGATCTCGGGACGGGCCGTGGAGGTGACCGACCCGGCGGAGCTGGCGCGGTACGCGGAGGCGGCGCCGGAGGGGGAGGTGCCGGAGGTGTTCCATCTGTTCCGCGTGGACCTGACCGAGGTGGTCCGTACGTACCTCGTGATGCCGGACATGTGCATGGACGTCTGGCACCCGGGCCGCCCGCTGCGGACGATCCGGCGCGGGAACGACGACGCGGCGCCGCGCGAGGACACGTAA
- a CDS encoding YqjF family protein translates to MPEPVTADPPGAITSPLLTQSWLDLAFLHWAVAPEDVAGLLPAGAEPDTLDGMTYVGLVAFRMHRVGWFRLPGVPYLGTFPETNVRLYSVDAHGRRGVVFRSLDASRLVPVLMARAGFRLPYVWSRMSVRADGDTITYTSNRRWPGPRGARSRIAVRKGERIAEPTELEHFLTARWGMHSAFFGRSMYLPNVHPRWPLHRAELLACDEDLVTAAGLPQPAGEPVSVLYSPGVPVRFGRPERPAGIPTP, encoded by the coding sequence GTGCCCGAGCCCGTGACCGCCGATCCGCCCGGGGCCATCACCAGCCCGCTGCTCACCCAGTCCTGGCTCGACCTGGCCTTCCTGCACTGGGCGGTGGCACCGGAGGACGTCGCCGGGCTGCTCCCGGCCGGCGCCGAACCCGACACGCTCGACGGCATGACGTACGTCGGGCTGGTCGCCTTCCGCATGCACCGCGTGGGGTGGTTCCGGCTGCCGGGGGTGCCGTACCTGGGCACCTTCCCCGAGACCAACGTCCGGCTGTACTCGGTGGACGCGCACGGCCGGCGCGGCGTCGTCTTCCGCTCGCTGGACGCCTCCCGGCTGGTGCCGGTGCTGATGGCGCGGGCAGGTTTCCGGCTGCCGTACGTGTGGTCGCGCATGTCCGTACGGGCCGACGGCGACACCATTACCTACACCAGCAACCGTCGCTGGCCGGGGCCGCGCGGCGCGCGCAGCCGGATAGCGGTGCGCAAGGGCGAACGGATCGCGGAGCCCACCGAGTTGGAGCACTTCCTGACCGCGCGCTGGGGGATGCACAGCGCGTTCTTCGGGCGCTCCATGTACCTGCCGAACGTTCACCCGCGCTGGCCGCTGCACCGCGCCGAACTCCTCGCGTGCGACGAGGACCTCGTGACGGCCGCGGGCCTGCCGCAGCCGGCGGGCGAACCGGTGAGTGTCCTGTACTCGCCCGGCGTCCCCGTACGCTTCGGCCGCCCCGAACGCCCCGCGGGCATCCCGACGCCCTGA
- a CDS encoding SAM-dependent methyltransferase, with translation MTQPEHTPATTSEGALDVSVPHSARIWNYWLGGKDNYEVDRTAGEAYKLVYPGIEYMARSARDFLTRAVSHLAGDEGVRQFLDIGTGLPAADNTHEVALRASPDCRVVYVDNDPMVLSHARAILTDPATALNPRVTYIDADVHNPEAILETARGYLDFEQPIALMLMGILGHVDSYDEARSIVSRLLEPLPSGSFLVLYESTDGEEELKQAQQGYDDGGSVPYRLRSVEQMTRYFDGLDLIEPGIASCSHWRAPEPPAKEAMTFGGVGRKP, from the coding sequence ATGACGCAACCCGAACACACACCCGCGACCACCTCTGAAGGCGCCCTTGACGTCTCGGTGCCGCACTCCGCCCGGATCTGGAACTACTGGCTGGGCGGCAAGGACAACTACGAGGTGGACCGCACCGCCGGGGAGGCGTACAAGCTGGTCTACCCCGGCATCGAGTACATGGCCCGGTCCGCCCGCGACTTCCTCACCCGCGCCGTCAGTCACCTCGCGGGCGACGAGGGCGTACGCCAGTTCCTCGACATCGGCACCGGCCTGCCCGCCGCCGACAACACGCACGAGGTCGCCCTGCGCGCCTCACCGGACTGCCGGGTGGTCTACGTCGACAACGACCCCATGGTGCTCTCCCACGCCCGCGCGATCCTCACCGACCCGGCCACCGCCCTCAACCCCCGCGTCACGTACATCGACGCCGACGTGCACAACCCCGAGGCCATCCTCGAAACCGCCCGCGGCTACCTCGACTTCGAGCAACCCATCGCCCTGATGCTGATGGGCATCCTGGGCCACGTCGACAGCTACGACGAGGCCCGCTCCATCGTCAGCCGCCTCCTCGAACCCCTGCCCTCCGGCAGCTTCCTCGTCCTGTACGAGAGCACCGACGGCGAGGAGGAGCTGAAGCAGGCCCAGCAGGGCTACGACGACGGCGGCTCCGTCCCGTACCGCCTCCGCAGCGTCGAGCAGATGACCCGCTACTTCGACGGCCTCGACCTGATCGAGCCGGGCATCGCCAGCTGCTCGCACTGGCGCGCACCCGAGCCGCCGGCGAAGGAAGCGATGACGTTCGGCGGGGTGGGGCGCAAGCCCTGA
- a CDS encoding NACHT domain-containing protein translates to MPVRGSGLLAKTGLAAACLLPPAAAGIGFRSWFTSHQVAAVVLLLGYAVLVAAVGFAGRIFGGLQSRWAERLTDVIDRRLRWKLSRFERAYRAALISRNRFVDLKGLATRGDYAPGLAEVFIDVSLVPRPAHETSGEALAGRPPHGTGEAGPVPAATAGAAGPVPARQSLTDFLGAERGTALAVIGAPGTGKTTLLKHVALRPPHGRYGGGRGPRTALPVLLFLRDHAAAITERPDSTLPELVRASLRGLREDEPEGWFEQQLAQGRCVVLLDGLDEVAREEDRRAVAKWVEEQIEQYETNDFVLTSRPHGYLSAPLNRARVLQVRRFTSEQVSSFVHGWYHAIEKLSTGVNDAGVADRAAEEATDLLERLRARPVLYDLATNPLLLTMIANVHRYRGALPGSRADLYREICEVLLWRRHQAKNPAEGQVDINGAKTETVLRELAYHMMTQRLRDISAEQAGSVLRPALYRVGLNNPVDATAVFLDSVTSNGLLVERERGLYAFAHLTLQEHLAALHIQQHGRTDVLTAAVDDDWWRETALLYAARTDPAPVIAACLAARTPAALALAFDCAEAATEVDPGTVRELEELREQALIEPLDSPTRRLMTAVTVTRLLRETVQLNDDTVVCSRPVTRELYRLFAAEREDARYPGYDEGDAAETAAGMSRTQALAFVGWVNSLLTDGPVWTLPTRGEVEDPGFRLVAQNPEHAVWCAGRESIADTRPPSPGSPGSGSHLTAFHVGPTAELWVPQGRPHPWEAQIRPIAEDDALRVAFETGQLTLRTMAHASVNRSIANDLASALRAGRIRSTHNHNAALVRALAEKVVQLVPPALDPAAVHYGFRDLTQALSHGKAPVERDRSLHTHRALTDTMREALRLAEQSAPPYQLTQMLENAHDHVREAVRLHHLAPLTDSLEGRVLLWSCAVAYLREESGRQGEPVPLRPRPVPRPVRGTAPSVRPADTPPRKFTAHPDELSLAAEDANRLGREVLSAGGGSALEEATGRLLEHTLALFRHAQDAAGSVPQGAAVALEFGARMLAAELEKTTTPFTHFAACCNVQRHRASGAITPSETIVLTRT, encoded by the coding sequence GTGCCCGTACGGGGTTCGGGGCTGCTCGCCAAGACCGGTCTCGCCGCCGCCTGTCTCCTGCCGCCCGCCGCCGCCGGCATCGGATTCCGGTCATGGTTCACCTCGCACCAGGTCGCCGCAGTGGTGCTTCTCCTGGGCTACGCGGTGCTGGTGGCGGCCGTGGGTTTCGCGGGGCGGATCTTCGGCGGCCTCCAGTCCCGCTGGGCGGAACGTCTCACCGACGTCATCGACCGCCGCCTGCGCTGGAAGCTGTCCCGCTTCGAACGCGCCTACCGTGCCGCGCTGATCAGCCGGAACCGTTTCGTCGACCTGAAGGGCCTCGCGACGCGCGGCGACTACGCGCCGGGCCTGGCCGAGGTGTTCATCGACGTCAGCCTCGTCCCGCGGCCCGCGCACGAGACGTCCGGCGAGGCGCTGGCCGGGCGGCCGCCCCACGGCACGGGCGAGGCGGGGCCCGTACCGGCGGCGACCGCCGGAGCCGCCGGCCCCGTGCCCGCCCGCCAGTCCCTCACGGACTTCCTCGGCGCCGAACGCGGCACCGCCCTCGCCGTGATCGGCGCGCCCGGCACCGGCAAGACCACGCTCCTCAAGCACGTGGCGCTGCGCCCGCCGCACGGCCGGTACGGCGGCGGGCGCGGCCCCCGTACGGCGCTGCCGGTGCTGCTGTTCCTCCGCGACCACGCCGCAGCGATCACGGAACGCCCCGACAGCACCCTCCCCGAGCTCGTCCGCGCCTCCCTCCGCGGCCTGCGGGAGGACGAGCCGGAGGGCTGGTTCGAGCAGCAGCTCGCGCAGGGCCGCTGCGTCGTCCTCCTCGACGGCCTGGACGAGGTCGCGCGCGAGGAGGACCGGCGGGCGGTGGCGAAGTGGGTCGAGGAACAGATCGAGCAGTACGAGACCAACGACTTCGTGCTGACCTCCCGCCCGCACGGCTACCTCAGCGCCCCACTGAACCGGGCCCGGGTGCTCCAGGTGCGCCGGTTCACGAGCGAGCAGGTCTCCTCGTTCGTGCACGGCTGGTACCACGCGATCGAAAAGCTCAGCACCGGCGTGAACGACGCGGGCGTGGCCGACCGCGCCGCCGAGGAGGCGACGGACCTGCTCGAACGGCTGCGTGCGCGGCCCGTGTTGTACGACCTCGCGACCAACCCGCTGCTGCTCACGATGATCGCGAACGTCCACCGCTACCGCGGCGCCCTCCCCGGCAGCCGCGCCGACCTGTACCGCGAGATCTGCGAAGTCCTGCTCTGGCGCCGCCACCAGGCCAAGAACCCGGCCGAGGGCCAGGTCGACATCAACGGCGCCAAGACGGAGACGGTGCTGCGCGAACTCGCGTACCACATGATGACGCAGCGCCTCCGCGACATCTCCGCCGAACAGGCCGGCAGCGTCCTGCGGCCCGCGCTGTACCGCGTCGGGCTCAACAACCCGGTGGACGCCACGGCGGTCTTCCTCGACTCCGTGACCTCCAACGGGCTGCTGGTGGAACGGGAACGCGGGCTCTACGCGTTCGCCCACCTCACCCTCCAGGAGCACCTCGCCGCGCTGCACATCCAGCAGCACGGCCGCACCGACGTGCTGACGGCCGCCGTGGACGACGACTGGTGGCGCGAGACGGCGCTGCTGTACGCCGCCCGCACCGATCCGGCGCCGGTGATCGCGGCGTGCCTCGCAGCCCGTACGCCGGCGGCGCTCGCGCTGGCCTTCGACTGCGCGGAGGCCGCCACGGAGGTGGACCCGGGCACCGTACGGGAGTTGGAGGAGCTGCGGGAACAGGCCCTCATCGAACCGCTCGACTCCCCCACGCGCCGCCTCATGACGGCCGTGACGGTCACGCGGCTGCTGCGCGAGACGGTCCAGCTGAACGACGACACGGTGGTGTGCAGCCGCCCGGTCACACGCGAGCTGTACCGGCTGTTCGCGGCGGAACGGGAGGACGCCCGCTACCCCGGCTACGACGAGGGCGACGCCGCGGAGACGGCCGCCGGCATGAGCCGTACGCAGGCGCTGGCGTTCGTCGGCTGGGTCAACTCCCTGCTCACGGACGGGCCGGTGTGGACCCTGCCCACGCGCGGGGAGGTCGAGGACCCGGGGTTCCGGCTGGTCGCCCAGAACCCGGAGCACGCGGTGTGGTGCGCCGGCCGGGAGTCGATCGCGGACACCCGGCCGCCCTCACCGGGTTCACCCGGCAGCGGGAGTCACCTCACGGCATTCCACGTCGGGCCGACAGCGGAGCTGTGGGTTCCGCAGGGGCGACCGCATCCCTGGGAAGCGCAGATTCGGCCCATCGCGGAGGACGACGCGCTCAGGGTCGCGTTCGAAACGGGCCAACTGACGCTGCGCACCATGGCCCATGCCTCCGTGAACCGCAGCATCGCGAACGACCTCGCCAGCGCCCTGCGCGCGGGGCGGATCAGGTCGACGCACAACCACAACGCCGCTCTCGTCCGCGCGCTGGCGGAAAAGGTCGTGCAGCTGGTCCCCCCGGCGCTGGACCCGGCCGCCGTCCACTACGGCTTCCGAGACCTTACTCAAGCGCTCTCGCACGGCAAGGCCCCTGTCGAGCGGGACCGCAGCCTGCACACACACCGCGCCCTCACCGACACCATGCGCGAGGCGCTGCGGCTGGCGGAGCAGTCCGCCCCTCCGTACCAGCTCACCCAGATGCTCGAGAACGCCCACGATCACGTGCGCGAGGCCGTCCGGCTCCACCATCTCGCGCCTCTCACGGACAGCTTGGAAGGGCGCGTACTGCTCTGGAGCTGTGCGGTCGCCTACCTGCGGGAGGAGAGCGGCCGACAGGGCGAGCCCGTACCGCTGCGGCCCAGGCCCGTCCCGCGCCCCGTCCGGGGGACGGCGCCCTCCGTCCGGCCCGCTGACACACCGCCGCGCAAGTTCACCGCCCACCCCGACGAGTTGAGCCTCGCCGCGGAGGACGCGAACCGCCTGGGTCGCGAAGTGCTCAGTGCGGGAGGCGGGTCGGCGCTGGAGGAGGCCACGGGCCGCCTCCTGGAGCACACTCTCGCGCTGTTCCGGCACGCCCAGGACGCCGCAGGAAGCGTGCCGCAAGGGGCTGCCGTCGCGCTGGAATTCGGCGCGCGGATGCTGGCCGCGGAGCTTGAGAAGACCACCACGCCGTTCACTCACTTTGCCGCGTGCTGCAACGTGCAGCGCCACCGCGCCAGCGGCGCGATCACGCCCTCCGAGACGATCGTCCTCACGCGTACGTAA
- the tdh gene encoding L-threonine 3-dehydrogenase, which produces MRALVKQQAAPGLWLADVPEPRTGPGDVLIRVLRTGICGTDLHIRDWDGWARQAVETPLVLGHEFVGEVAHIGDDVADIRVGDLVSGEGHLVCGKCRNCLAGRRHLCRSTIGLGVGRDGAFAEYVALPASNVWVHQAKVDLDIAAIFDPFGNAVHTALSFPLVGEDVVITGAGPIGIMATAVAQHAGARHVVVTDVSEPRLELARKAGASLALNVSDADLAEAQRELGLKEGFDVGLEMSGRPEAVRDMVDNMTHGGRIAMLGLPAREFPLDWSKIVTSMITIKGIYGREMYETWYAMTVLLEGGLDISPVITARYGYEEFEAAFDEAATARSGKIILDWTV; this is translated from the coding sequence ATGAGAGCCCTTGTCAAGCAGCAGGCCGCTCCCGGGCTGTGGCTCGCGGACGTGCCCGAGCCGCGTACGGGGCCGGGGGACGTCCTGATCAGGGTGTTGCGCACCGGCATCTGCGGTACCGATCTGCACATCCGCGACTGGGACGGCTGGGCCCGACAGGCCGTCGAGACACCGCTCGTGCTGGGCCACGAGTTCGTCGGCGAGGTCGCGCACATCGGCGACGACGTGGCGGACATCCGCGTCGGCGATCTCGTCAGCGGCGAGGGCCATCTCGTCTGCGGGAAGTGCCGCAACTGCCTCGCCGGCCGCCGCCACCTGTGCCGCAGCACGATCGGGCTGGGCGTCGGACGGGACGGCGCGTTCGCCGAGTACGTCGCGCTGCCCGCCTCCAACGTCTGGGTGCACCAGGCAAAGGTGGACCTGGACATCGCTGCGATCTTCGACCCGTTCGGGAACGCCGTGCACACGGCCCTGTCGTTCCCGCTCGTCGGCGAGGACGTGGTGATCACCGGGGCGGGGCCCATCGGGATCATGGCGACCGCCGTCGCCCAGCACGCGGGCGCGCGCCACGTCGTGGTCACCGACGTCAGCGAGCCCCGTCTCGAACTGGCCCGCAAGGCCGGTGCCAGCCTCGCGCTCAACGTCTCGGACGCGGATCTCGCGGAGGCGCAGCGGGAGTTGGGCCTGAAGGAGGGCTTCGACGTGGGCCTGGAGATGTCCGGGCGCCCGGAGGCCGTACGCGACATGGTCGACAACATGACCCACGGCGGCCGGATCGCGATGCTGGGCCTGCCCGCGCGGGAGTTCCCGCTGGACTGGTCGAAGATCGTCACGTCGATGATCACCATCAAGGGCATCTACGGCCGCGAGATGTACGAGACCTGGTACGCGATGACCGTCCTGCTCGAAGGCGGCCTGGACATCAGCCCCGTGATCACCGCGCGGTACGGCTACGAGGAATTCGAAGCGGCCTTCGACGAGGCCGCCACCGCCCGCAGCGGAAAGATCATCCTCGACTGGACGGTCTGA
- a CDS encoding glycine C-acetyltransferase — protein MYESVRDDLRSTLDEIRDAGLFKPERVISTPQSASVAVTDGGRPGDVLNFCANNYLGLADHPEVVAAAKDALDQWGYGMASVRFICGTQEVHKELEQRLSAFLGQEDTILYSSCFDANGGVFETLLGAEDAVISDALNHASIIDGIRLSKARRLRYDNRDLAGLEQRLKESQDARRRLIVTDGVFSMDGYLAPLDAICDLADRYDALVMVDDSHAVGFTGAGGRGTPELHGVRDRVDIITGTLGKALGGASGGYVAARAEIVALLRQRSRPYLFSNSLAPVIAAASIKVLDLLESAGELRDRLRANTARFRTAMTEAGFEILPGDHPIVPVMIGDAAEAARMAELLLDRGVYVIGFSYPVVPMGQARIRVQLSAAHSEEDVERAVAAFTDARAALHG, from the coding sequence GTGTACGAGTCCGTCCGCGACGACCTGCGCAGCACCCTCGACGAGATCCGCGACGCGGGCCTCTTCAAGCCCGAGCGTGTGATCAGCACCCCGCAGAGCGCGTCCGTCGCCGTCACCGACGGCGGCCGCCCCGGCGACGTCCTCAACTTCTGCGCCAACAACTACCTCGGCCTCGCCGACCACCCCGAGGTCGTCGCCGCCGCCAAGGACGCCCTGGACCAGTGGGGTTACGGGATGGCCTCCGTCCGCTTCATCTGCGGCACGCAGGAGGTGCACAAGGAGCTGGAACAGCGCCTCTCGGCGTTCCTGGGGCAGGAGGACACGATCCTCTACTCCTCCTGCTTCGACGCCAACGGCGGCGTCTTCGAGACCCTCCTCGGCGCCGAGGACGCCGTCATCTCCGACGCGCTCAACCACGCCAGCATCATCGACGGCATCCGGCTCTCCAAGGCCCGCCGGCTGCGCTACGACAACCGCGACCTGGCCGGGCTCGAACAGCGGCTCAAGGAGTCGCAGGACGCCCGCCGCCGGCTGATCGTCACGGACGGCGTGTTCTCGATGGACGGCTACCTCGCGCCGCTCGACGCGATCTGCGACCTCGCCGACCGCTACGACGCGCTGGTCATGGTCGACGACTCGCACGCCGTCGGCTTCACCGGCGCCGGCGGCCGCGGCACCCCGGAACTGCACGGCGTACGCGACCGGGTGGACATCATCACCGGCACCCTCGGCAAGGCGCTGGGCGGCGCCTCCGGCGGCTACGTCGCGGCCCGCGCGGAGATCGTCGCCCTGCTGCGGCAGCGGTCCCGCCCGTACCTCTTCTCCAACTCCCTCGCGCCCGTCATCGCCGCCGCGTCCATCAAGGTCCTGGACCTGCTGGAGAGCGCCGGCGAACTCCGCGATCGGCTGCGTGCCAACACCGCCCGGTTCCGTACGGCGATGACCGAGGCGGGCTTCGAGATCCTGCCCGGCGACCACCCCATCGTGCCCGTCATGATCGGCGACGCGGCGGAGGCGGCCCGTATGGCCGAACTCCTCCTGGACCGCGGCGTGTACGTGATCGGCTTCTCGTATCCCGTGGTGCCGATGGGCCAGGCGCGCATCCGCGTCCAGCTGTCCGCGGCGCACTCGGAGGAGGACGTGGAGCGGGCCGTCGCCGCCTTCACCGACGCCCGCGCGGCACTGCACGGCTGA
- a CDS encoding LysR family transcriptional regulator has translation MIDPRRLRVLRAVADHHTVTAAAAALYLTPSAVSQQLAALEQETGHTLLTRSSRGVKLTAVGDILLGHAHAVVAQLERAEAELAAYADGTVGEVTVASFATGIAEVVAPVIGRLRDVEPGIRVRVRDSEGDESLPMVLDGEADLAVAVEYRGAPRPDDPRLTRLPLYAEPFDAVLARTHPLSGVGRVALAELADEDWIGQHPGNPCLDVMLLACELAGFQPRLAHTSDDFRAVVALAAAGAGVALVPRSALRGMEHRETVVRPVAGPAATRRVFAAVRRGAEEHPLIRPVLDALEETAAGLSTD, from the coding sequence GTGATCGACCCCCGGCGGCTCCGCGTGCTGCGGGCCGTGGCGGACCACCACACGGTGACCGCCGCGGCCGCGGCGCTGTACCTCACACCCTCGGCCGTCTCCCAGCAACTGGCCGCGCTGGAGCAGGAGACCGGCCACACCCTGCTGACCCGCAGCAGCAGGGGCGTGAAACTGACCGCCGTAGGGGACATCCTGCTGGGGCACGCGCACGCCGTCGTCGCCCAGCTGGAACGGGCCGAGGCGGAGCTGGCGGCGTACGCGGACGGCACGGTCGGCGAGGTCACGGTCGCGTCGTTCGCCACGGGCATCGCGGAGGTGGTGGCGCCGGTCATCGGCCGCCTGCGCGACGTCGAGCCGGGCATCCGCGTACGGGTGCGGGACTCCGAGGGCGACGAGAGCCTGCCGATGGTGCTGGACGGGGAGGCGGACCTGGCCGTCGCCGTCGAGTACCGCGGCGCGCCCCGTCCGGACGACCCGCGGCTGACGAGGCTGCCGCTGTACGCGGAGCCGTTCGACGCCGTACTCGCCCGGACCCACCCGCTGAGCGGCGTCGGGCGCGTGGCGCTCGCGGAGCTTGCAGACGAGGACTGGATCGGGCAGCACCCCGGCAACCCCTGCCTCGACGTGATGCTGCTGGCGTGCGAACTCGCCGGGTTCCAGCCACGGCTGGCGCACACCTCGGACGACTTCCGCGCCGTCGTCGCCCTCGCGGCGGCCGGTGCGGGGGTGGCGCTGGTGCCGCGTTCGGCGCTGCGCGGGATGGAGCACAGGGAGACGGTCGTACGCCCGGTCGCGGGGCCGGCGGCGACGCGCCGGGTGTTCGCGGCCGTACGCCGGGGCGCGGAGGAGCACCCGCTGATCCGGCCGGTGCTCGACGCGCTGGAGGAGACGGCTGCCGGGCTCTCCACGGACTGA
- a CDS encoding RidA family protein: protein MSSDLIHVAAPDGVAPGNGYSHVVWGEGRFIAVSGQIAVDEHGAVVGENDPAAQARQVFENLRRCLAEAGATFDDVVKLTFFVTDFGFMQAVRDARDAVIDTSRPPASSAVQVAGLVRPELLLEVEAFAILRS from the coding sequence ATGTCATCTGATCTCATCCACGTCGCCGCACCCGACGGCGTCGCTCCCGGTAACGGCTACAGCCACGTCGTCTGGGGCGAGGGCAGGTTCATCGCGGTCTCAGGGCAGATCGCCGTGGACGAGCACGGCGCGGTCGTCGGCGAGAACGATCCCGCCGCACAGGCGCGCCAGGTGTTCGAGAACCTGCGCCGCTGCCTCGCCGAGGCGGGCGCGACCTTCGACGACGTCGTCAAACTGACCTTCTTCGTCACGGACTTCGGCTTCATGCAGGCCGTACGGGACGCACGCGACGCCGTCATCGACACGTCGCGCCCGCCCGCCAGCTCCGCCGTGCAGGTCGCCGGGCTGGTCCGGCCCGAGCTGCTGCTCGAGGTCGAGGCGTTCGCCATCCTCCGCTCCTAG
- a CDS encoding TetR/AcrR family transcriptional regulator codes for MAADSSQIAPAASADASDRLRADAERNRNRILDAAREAFAVRGLDVPMAAIARRAGVGVATLYRRFPTRESLVTEVFADQLASCAAVVDEALADPDPWRGFCTVVEKVCRMQLADRGFTAAFLSEFPDAVDFDRQRAHAERGFDALTRRAQEAGRLRADFHPDDLTLVLMANDGITAEAAGSAEAAAAASRRLVAFLLRSFRATPSVPVPPLPPPAAVGLCWPKSGPSGA; via the coding sequence ATGGCTGCCGACTCGTCTCAGATCGCCCCAGCCGCGTCCGCTGACGCTTCGGATCGGCTGCGCGCGGACGCGGAGCGCAACCGGAACCGGATACTCGACGCCGCCCGCGAGGCGTTCGCCGTACGCGGCCTCGACGTGCCCATGGCGGCGATCGCCCGCCGTGCGGGCGTCGGCGTGGCCACGCTCTACCGGCGCTTCCCCACCCGGGAGTCGCTGGTCACGGAGGTCTTCGCCGACCAGCTCGCGTCCTGTGCGGCGGTCGTCGACGAGGCGCTGGCGGACCCGGACCCGTGGCGCGGGTTCTGTACGGTCGTCGAGAAGGTGTGCCGTATGCAGCTCGCGGACCGGGGGTTCACGGCGGCGTTCCTCAGCGAGTTCCCGGACGCGGTCGACTTCGACCGCCAACGCGCCCACGCCGAGCGGGGCTTCGACGCGCTGACGCGGCGGGCGCAGGAGGCCGGGCGACTGCGCGCCGACTTCCACCCCGACGACCTCACGCTCGTCCTGATGGCCAACGACGGCATCACCGCCGAGGCCGCCGGCTCCGCCGAGGCCGCGGCGGCCGCCTCGCGTCGGCTGGTCGCGTTCCTGCTCCGGTCCTTCCGCGCCACGCCTTCGGTCCCGGTCCCGCCGCTGCCGCCACCGGCCGCCGTGGGTCTGTGTTGGCCCAAGTCCGGCCCGTCCGGCGCTTGA
- a CDS encoding NAD(P)-dependent alcohol dehydrogenase codes for MRAALYDRYGPPDVLYEGTVAKPDAGPGEVLVRVHAASLNGGELLARAGKVRVVTGLSRGFPKRTGIDFAGEVVALGPDVTGFRQGDRVWGGSRAFGAAAEYVAAPARRLSLAPSGTELVQAAALPAVGTTALTALRDEARLRAGERLLVRGASGGVGSAAVQLGHAYGAHVTALAGAKQLDFVRGLGADEAFDYATTGPAELPRFDVVLDAVGSALSAYRGLLTANGRMVAVTFDSGHMLRSLAYIAASAAFGRRRVRSFSGNPDDTLYAELARLTESGAIRPVVDRVLPLADVAEAHRALEAGGVRGKVVLSVLP; via the coding sequence ATGCGAGCGGCCCTGTACGACCGGTACGGGCCTCCGGACGTGCTCTACGAGGGCACGGTGGCGAAGCCGGACGCGGGACCGGGCGAGGTCCTCGTACGCGTCCACGCGGCCAGCCTGAACGGCGGCGAACTCCTCGCCCGTGCGGGCAAGGTGCGCGTCGTCACCGGTCTCAGCCGGGGCTTCCCGAAACGGACCGGAATCGACTTCGCAGGTGAGGTTGTGGCGCTTGGCCCCGATGTCACCGGCTTTCGGCAGGGCGACCGGGTGTGGGGCGGGTCCAGGGCGTTCGGTGCCGCGGCCGAGTACGTCGCGGCTCCCGCACGGCGTCTGTCGCTGGCCCCGAGCGGAACCGAACTCGTACAGGCCGCCGCCCTGCCCGCCGTGGGCACCACCGCCCTCACCGCGCTCCGCGACGAGGCCCGGCTGCGCGCGGGCGAACGGCTGCTGGTGCGGGGCGCGAGCGGCGGTGTGGGCAGCGCCGCGGTCCAGCTCGGGCACGCGTACGGGGCCCACGTGACCGCGTTGGCCGGGGCGAAGCAGTTGGACTTCGTACGCGGGCTGGGCGCCGACGAGGCGTTCGACTACGCGACGACCGGGCCCGCCGAACTCCCGCGCTTCGACGTCGTCCTGGACGCGGTCGGCTCCGCGCTCAGCGCCTACCGGGGGCTGCTGACCGCGAACGGGCGCATGGTGGCGGTGACCTTCGACAGCGGGCACATGCTCCGGTCGCTCGCGTACATCGCCGCCTCCGCGGCCTTCGGCAGGCGTCGTGTCCGGAGCTTCAGCGGCAACCCCGACGACACGCTGTACGCCGAACTGGCCCGGCTCACGGAGTCCGGTGCGATCCGGCCGGTGGTGGACCGGGTCCTGCCCCTCGCGGACGTCGCGGAGGCGCACCGCGCGCTGGAGGCCGGCGGCGTCCGCGGCAAGGTGGTGCTCAGCGTGCTGCCGTGA